GGAGCGGCGGCGGGTGAGCCTGAGCGTGGACGTGCCGGAGTCGGTGCCCGCGCTGGCGGCGGACGCGGATCAGCTCCAGCAGGTGCTGATCAACCTCGCGCTCAACGCATGTGACGCGTGCAGCGAGGGCGGGAAGGTGGAGGTCTCCGCCTCCGCGCTGGCGGGGCCGGAGGAGGGGACCTGGGGCCTGGTCGCGCTCACCGTGCGCGACGACGGGTGCGGGATTCCGAAGGAGCGCCTCAACCAGGTGTTCGACCCGTTCTTCACGACGAAGAAGCGCGGCCAGGGCACCGGGTTGGGGTTGACGATGGTGGCCCACGTCGTGCGCAACCACGGCGGCCGGGTGGAACTGGAGAGCACGCCGGGACAGGGCACCCGCGTCACCGTGCTGTGGCCGGTGGCCCGCGCCGTCCCAGGGGAACGCCATGCCGAGCGACTTGCCATCTGACGCCCGCATCCTCGTGGTGGACGACCACGTGGAGATGGGGCGCATGCTCCAGGAGCCGCTGGCCGACGCGGGCTGGACGGTGGACCTGGCCACGGGCGGCCAGGAGGCGCTGGGCCTCATCCGCTCGCGCGTATACGACGCGGTGCTCACCGACCTGCGCATGGAGAAGGTGGACGGGCTGGACGTGCTGGACGCCGCGCGCGCGGTGGATCCGGAGCTGCCCGTGCTCTTGATGACGGCCTTCGGCGGCGTGGAGAGCGCGGTGGAGGCGATGCGCCGGGGCGCGTACCACTACTTCACCAAGCCCTTCCGCCTGGACGAGGTGCGGCTGTACCTGGGCCGCGCGTTGGAGGACCGCCGGCTGCGCGCGGAGCACCGGGCGCTGAAGCAGGCGTCGCAGGAGCGCTCCGGGCTGGGCGCGCTGGTGGGCAGGAGCGCGCCCATGCGCGGGCTGTACGAGCTCATCGACCGGGTGGCGCACGCGGCGGCCCCGGTGCTGCTGCGGGGTGAGAGCGGCAGCGGCAAGGAGCTGGTGGCCCGCGCGCTGCACTTCGAGGGCCCGCGCGCGCCAGGACCCTTCGTGGCCGTCAACTGCACCGCGCTGCCAGGGCCGCTGCTGGAGAGCGAGCTGTTCGGCCATGTGAAGGGCGCCTTCACCGGGGCCACGTCCGTGCGGCGCGGCCTGTTCGTGGAGGCCCACGGCGGCACGCTGTTCCTGGACGAGATTGGCGACATGCCCACGGAGCTCCAGGCGCGGCTCTTGCGCGTGCTGGAGGACGGCGAGGTGCGCGCGGTGGGCTCGGACGCCAGCCGCACGGTGGACGTGCGCGTGGTGGCGGCCACGCACCAGGACCTGGAGGCGCGCGTGCGGGAAGGGCGCTTCCGCGCGGACCTCTTCTACCGACTCAACGTCGTGACGCTGCGGGTGCCTTCGCTGAAGGAGCGCCGCGAGGACATCCCGCAGCTGGTGGAGCACTTCACCGCCCGCTCCCGGGCGCGCAACCCGCGCTCGCGCGTGACGTCGCTGTCACCGGAGGTGGTGGCCGCGCTGGGCGCCATGCCCTGGCCGGGCAACGTGCGCGAGCTGGAGAACCTGGTGGAGCGGCTGGTGGTGCTCGTCCCCCGGGAGACGGTGACGCTGGAGGACCTGCGGCCCCACGCGCCGGTGCCGGAGCCGGAGACCCCGCTCGCCCAGGCGCAGGAGGGCGTGTGGACCCTGCGCAAGCTGGAGGGGGAGTACATCCACTGGATGGTCCAGCACTGCGGCGGGAACAAGACCCGCGCCGCGGAGCTGCTGGGCATCGATGTGTCCACCATCCACCGTCGCGAGCGGGAGCGGTAGAGGGCCGGCGTGGCAATCCGCCACGGGGGGCTGGCGGATTGCCACGGTCCACTGGCGATCACTCCCAGGCCCCGGGGGGCGGTGGTCCAGGCATGTTGCTTGCTGTGACGTGGGGCCGTGACGCCCCTGCGCACAACCCGGGCCTTGCTGCTCGGTGCGGATGAGTCCCTGGCATCGTTGCTGGCGGACGTGCTGGGCGACCTGGGCATCGCCCTGTTCCTGGACGCGGGGGACGCGGCCCGGCCGGACCTGGTGCTGGCGCACGTGGAGCGCGGTGAGGCCATCCTCCCGGTGCTGACGCGCGCGCGGGCCTGCGCCGCCGCCGCGCCCGTCGTGGTCCTGCTTCCCTTCGCGGACGAGCGCCTGGTGTCACGCGCCCTGTGTCAGGGGGCCCGGGCATGTTTCGCGCTGGGCCGTCCGCTCGATGAGCTTCGCGCCCTCCTGCGCTCGCACTTTCCCTCCTTGGAGACCACCCATGGGTGAACCGATGGCCGTCGTCACGGTGCTGCGTCCCGTTGTCCCCCTGCGCGATGTGGAGCGCCGCCCGGTGGCCGTGCCGGAGCCGGTGGTGGCTCCGGTGTCGGACGCGGGGGAGCCCTCCCTCTTCCAGGCGGGCCAGGTCCGCGTCACCCGCGACCGGCTGGTCGTGGGCGGGCAGGCCTGGGCGCTGCGCGACGTGCTCCAGGTGGAGACCGCGCGCCGCACCCCGAAGGTGTGGCCCTACCTGCTCGCGGTGGGCCTGGGGGCGGTGCTGGGGCTGCCGCTGTTGTCCTGGCTGTCCGTCAGCGTCACGGCATTCCGCGGGGCCTACGAGGCGGGGCTCGTCTTCACCGCCCTGGGCTTCTTCGCGTCCATGGCCGCGCTGCTCGTGGTGGAGGACACCTACTACCTGGTGCTGGGGCTGCCGGGCGGCGCGCGCCGCGTCTTCGGCAGCCACGACGCCCAGCTCATCGCGCGGCTTGCGGGGACGGTGCGGGCCGCGTGTCCCCGGCCGTGAGCTGCTCGCGCACCTGCGAGACGAGCTCGAAGGAGCGCAGCCGCGCGGCGTGGTCGTAGATCTGCGCGGTCACCATCATCTCGTCGACCCCGGTCTGGTCGAGCAGGGACTGGAGCCCCTCGCGCACGCTGGCCGGCGAGCCCACCACGGTGCACGCCAGCATGTGCTCGATCTCCGCCAGCTCCATCTCGTTGAGCTGGCCGTCCAGGCTGTCCACCGGCGGCAGGAGCGGACCCGGCCGGCCCCGGCGCAGGTTGAGGAAGGCCTGGAGCAGTGACGTGAAGAGTCGCTGGGCCTCCTTGTCCGTGTCCGCGGCGAAGACGTTGACGCCAATCATCGCGTACGGCTTCTGGAGCACGTCCGACGGGCGGAACTGCGTGCGGTACAGGTGCAGCGCGCTCATCATCTGCGCGGGCGCGAAGTGCGACGCGAAGGCGAAGGGCAGGCCCAGGGCCGCGGCCAGCTGCGCGCTGTAGGTGCTGGAGCCCAGCAGCCACAGGGGCACGTGCAGGCCCGCGCCCGGCACCGCGCGCACGGCCTGCCCCGGCGTGGGGTCCTTGAAGTAGTTCTGCAGCTCCACCACGTCCTGCGGGAAGCTGTCCGCGCCCAGCCCCCTGCGCAGCGCGGCGGAGGTGCGTTGATCCGTCCCCGGCGCGCGCCCCAGGCCCAGGTCGATGCGGCCAGGGTAGAGCGTCTCCAGCGTGCCGAACTGCTCCGCGATGACGAGCGGGGCGTGGTTGGGCAGCATGACGCCGCCCGCGCCCACGCGGATCCGCTTCGTGCCCCCCGCCACGTACCCGATGACCACCGATGTGGCCGCGCTGGCGATGCCCGTCATGTTGTGGTGCTCGGCCAGCCAGAAGCGCTGGTAGCCCCAGTCCTCCGCGTGGCGGGCCAGGTCCAGGCTGTTGCGCAGGGCGAGGCCGGGATCGCCCCCGGAGATGACGGGGGACAGGTCGAGGACGGAGAAGGGGATCATCGTGGGGGACCCTCGCGCCAGGGGGCGGAAAGCCCTTCGATAGCCAGGGCCTCCAGGGTTTTCACGGCATTGACGCACCGCCCGGGCGCTCGGGCCCTCCCTTCTGCCAGGCAGGGGCACTCCCACCCATCAGCCCGGCTTGCTGCCAGGGCGCGCCCGGGGGCCGAGGCCGCTCAACTGGTCCGACAGTAGGACCAGTTCGCCCGAGCCCGAGGCCGCTCAACTGGTCCGACAGTAGGACCAGTGCGCCCGGGGCCGGCCGAGGCCGCTCAACTGGTCCGACAGTAGGACCAGTTCGCCCGAGGCCGTGCCCGGGAGTGGGTCAGTCGTGAGAGGGGGCGGCTTTGCGCTCTGGCTTCACCCGGGTCAGGGCGGCCTGCGCGCGGGCTAGGGTGTCATGCGGATCCTCCTCGCCCTGCACCGTCACGGCGATGGACACGCAGCCGGGCTGGCCGGGCCGGTCGTGGAGCTGCTGGCGCACGGCCTCCGCGACCACGGCGTCCGCCCCGGGCAGCGCGAGCAGGAAGGTGTCCCCCGTCCATCGCACCGCGAAGCCCGGGGGAGGGC
Above is a window of Corallococcus caeni DNA encoding:
- a CDS encoding sigma-54-dependent transcriptional regulator — its product is MPSDLPSDARILVVDDHVEMGRMLQEPLADAGWTVDLATGGQEALGLIRSRVYDAVLTDLRMEKVDGLDVLDAARAVDPELPVLLMTAFGGVESAVEAMRRGAYHYFTKPFRLDEVRLYLGRALEDRRLRAEHRALKQASQERSGLGALVGRSAPMRGLYELIDRVAHAAAPVLLRGESGSGKELVARALHFEGPRAPGPFVAVNCTALPGPLLESELFGHVKGAFTGATSVRRGLFVEAHGGTLFLDEIGDMPTELQARLLRVLEDGEVRAVGSDASRTVDVRVVAATHQDLEARVREGRFRADLFYRLNVVTLRVPSLKERREDIPQLVEHFTARSRARNPRSRVTSLSPEVVAALGAMPWPGNVRELENLVERLVVLVPRETVTLEDLRPHAPVPEPETPLAQAQEGVWTLRKLEGEYIHWMVQHCGGNKTRAAELLGIDVSTIHRRERER
- a CDS encoding DUF6232 family protein, encoding MGEPMAVVTVLRPVVPLRDVERRPVAVPEPVVAPVSDAGEPSLFQAGQVRVTRDRLVVGGQAWALRDVLQVETARRTPKVWPYLLAVGLGAVLGLPLLSWLSVSVTAFRGAYEAGLVFTALGFFASMAALLVVEDTYYLVLGLPGGARRVFGSHDAQLIARLAGTVRAACPRP
- a CDS encoding LLM class flavin-dependent oxidoreductase, coding for MIPFSVLDLSPVISGGDPGLALRNSLDLARHAEDWGYQRFWLAEHHNMTGIASAATSVVIGYVAGGTKRIRVGAGGVMLPNHAPLVIAEQFGTLETLYPGRIDLGLGRAPGTDQRTSAALRRGLGADSFPQDVVELQNYFKDPTPGQAVRAVPGAGLHVPLWLLGSSTYSAQLAAALGLPFAFASHFAPAQMMSALHLYRTQFRPSDVLQKPYAMIGVNVFAADTDKEAQRLFTSLLQAFLNLRRGRPGPLLPPVDSLDGQLNEMELAEIEHMLACTVVGSPASVREGLQSLLDQTGVDEMMVTAQIYDHAARLRSFELVSQVREQLTAGDTRPAPSPQAAR
- a CDS encoding DNA-binding response regulator; this encodes MTPLRTTRALLLGADESLASLLADVLGDLGIALFLDAGDAARPDLVLAHVERGEAILPVLTRARACAAAAPVVVLLPFADERLVSRALCQGARACFALGRPLDELRALLRSHFPSLETTHG